One Planctomycetota bacterium genomic window carries:
- a CDS encoding FAD-dependent oxidoreductase, with product MTSHAVVVNDQQSRLNETRVAHVVEVSQEDDVRLGLQQAERLGLPAAICGGRHAMGGQQFAKDGLLLDMTNFNRVRSLDANAGLVEAEAGIFWPTLLTRLDELQDGVEVPWSIRQKQTGVDDVSLGGSLAANIHGRGLRMRPFVDDIESFKLMNAGGEVLRCSRTENADL from the coding sequence ATGACGTCTCACGCCGTGGTGGTGAACGATCAGCAGTCTCGGCTGAACGAGACACGCGTGGCGCACGTCGTCGAAGTCTCGCAAGAGGACGACGTGCGCCTGGGTCTGCAACAAGCGGAGCGGCTCGGCCTGCCGGCCGCGATCTGTGGCGGGCGCCACGCGATGGGTGGGCAGCAGTTCGCAAAGGACGGCCTACTGCTCGATATGACCAATTTCAACAGAGTGCGGTCGCTCGATGCGAACGCCGGGCTCGTCGAGGCGGAAGCCGGCATCTTCTGGCCGACGCTGTTGACCCGGCTCGACGAGCTCCAAGATGGCGTCGAGGTCCCGTGGTCGATCCGTCAGAAGCAGACGGGCGTCGACGATGTCAGCCTCGGCGGGTCACTCGCCGCGAACATCCACGGCCGGGGGCTGCGCATGCGGCCGTTCGTGGACGACATCGAGTCGTTCAAGCTCATGAACGCTGGCGGAGAGGTGCTCCGTTGCTCGCGGACGGAGAACGCCGACCTCTT
- the tdh gene encoding L-threonine 3-dehydrogenase, with translation MRALVKAERAPGLVMREVPVPTIGINDVLIRVDRTGICGTDVHIWNWDAWAQKTIPVPMVVGHEFVGEIVAVGSNVNDFKPGMVVGGEGHVVCGRCRNCLAGRRHLCAHTKGVGVNRPGAFAEYVALPMTNVWHHADDIDRDVAAIFDPLGNAVHTALRFDVLGEDVLITGAGPIGCMAAAVVRHAGARHVVVTDLNPDRLKLAAKLGATRTVDVRHEKLADVQKELGMAEGFDVCCEMSGSAAALNDAIANMAHGAKIAMLGIPSNDTAVDWEAVVFNMLTLQGIYGREMYETWYKMTTMLQSGLDISGILTHKFAARDYEEAFDVMRSGRSGKVLLTWDEDG, from the coding sequence ATGCGTGCCCTGGTCAAGGCGGAGCGTGCGCCCGGCCTGGTCATGCGCGAGGTGCCGGTCCCGACCATCGGCATCAACGACGTGCTCATCCGCGTCGATCGCACCGGCATCTGCGGGACGGACGTGCACATTTGGAACTGGGACGCGTGGGCCCAGAAGACCATTCCCGTGCCCATGGTCGTCGGGCACGAGTTCGTCGGCGAGATCGTCGCGGTCGGCAGCAACGTCAACGACTTCAAACCCGGCATGGTCGTCGGCGGCGAGGGGCACGTCGTGTGCGGCCGGTGCCGAAACTGCCTCGCGGGCAGGCGTCATCTGTGCGCGCACACCAAGGGCGTCGGCGTGAATCGGCCGGGGGCGTTCGCGGAGTATGTCGCGCTGCCGATGACGAACGTCTGGCATCACGCGGACGACATCGATCGCGACGTCGCGGCCATCTTCGATCCGCTGGGCAACGCGGTCCACACGGCCTTGCGGTTCGACGTGCTCGGCGAAGACGTGCTCATCACCGGTGCCGGCCCGATCGGCTGCATGGCGGCGGCGGTCGTGCGACACGCCGGGGCCCGGCACGTCGTCGTCACCGACCTCAACCCGGATCGTTTGAAGCTCGCCGCGAAGCTCGGTGCGACGAGGACCGTCGACGTGCGGCACGAGAAGCTGGCCGACGTGCAGAAAGAGCTCGGCATGGCCGAGGGGTTCGACGTCTGCTGCGAGATGTCCGGCAGCGCCGCCGCGCTGAACGACGCCATCGCCAACATGGCCCACGGCGCGAAGATCGCCATGCTCGGCATTCCGTCCAACGACACGGCCGTCGATTGGGAAGCCGTCGTCTTCAACATGCTCACGCTCCAGGGCATCTACGGCCGCGAGATGTACGAGACGTGGTACAAGATGACGACGATGCTCCAAAGCGGGCTCGACATCTCTGGCATCCTCACGCACAAGTTCGCGGCGCGCGACTACGAGGAAGCGTTCGACGTCATGCGGTCCGGTCGATCAGGGAAGGTGCTGCTGACCTGGGACGAGGACGGCTGA
- a CDS encoding penicillin-binding protein 2 → MTTADDSVDIAPPISSGRIGLVLGLIALGMLGLVGRVVYLQTQFAAEMGERVEKQHRSVSGLAARRGSIFDRNGLMLAGTTLERDVFADPKFLHDEFAKTGRPLIELDMSLERVADRIAADPDKVALAVTGEPDKRYVPLAREMDADVAEAAVEYARSLDLRGIASQPSPRRSYPMARLASHVLGTVGRDGQGLEGIEAKHDDHLAGENGKVVTIRDKRRRAIQSFSDGVRPPAHGNGLVLTLDSRIQHIVERELAATVEAFQAEGASCVVLDPHTGDVLALANLPEYDPRFPGDFDVADRRNRAIVDPYEPGSVVKPFLMAAMLDTGVTSVDEVFVTGKTTRLDNGRRVTDDYGYEQLVGWDVVVKSSNIAMAKAVGRMTYDETREHLEGFGFGSKTKLGLGGEHGGLLYENPQDKYTQSSMAFGYAMLATPAQLARATAVFANGGYLVSPRLVAGTIDGDGTVTPTPRGLQGVALDPEAAMQMRRILADVFVRGTARHARSDRYNLFGKTGTAHQSEGGRQSETKYFASFIGGGPYESPRLVLCVTVDQPLKELGYHGGQVAGGTAARILEQSLAVLAVPPSPQLDEPPEAIHDDLHNYYGPRHYEPKRTLRNGPHLETTPALEAEEE, encoded by the coding sequence ATGACCACCGCCGACGACTCGGTCGACATTGCCCCGCCGATCTCGTCCGGCCGAATCGGGCTCGTGCTGGGCCTGATCGCGCTCGGCATGCTCGGGCTCGTGGGCCGGGTGGTCTACCTGCAGACGCAGTTCGCCGCGGAGATGGGAGAGCGCGTCGAAAAGCAGCACCGCTCCGTCAGCGGACTCGCCGCCAGGCGCGGCTCGATCTTCGACCGCAACGGCCTGATGCTCGCGGGGACGACGCTGGAGCGCGACGTCTTCGCCGACCCGAAGTTCCTGCACGACGAGTTCGCCAAGACTGGCCGGCCGCTGATCGAACTAGACATGTCGCTCGAGCGCGTCGCCGATCGCATCGCCGCCGACCCGGACAAGGTCGCCCTGGCCGTGACGGGCGAGCCGGACAAGCGGTACGTGCCGCTGGCCCGCGAGATGGACGCCGACGTCGCCGAGGCGGCCGTCGAGTACGCCCGTTCGCTCGATCTTCGCGGCATCGCCAGCCAGCCTTCGCCGCGACGTTCTTATCCGATGGCCCGGCTCGCCTCGCACGTCCTGGGCACCGTCGGCCGCGACGGCCAGGGGCTCGAAGGCATCGAGGCCAAGCACGACGACCATCTCGCCGGCGAGAACGGCAAGGTCGTCACGATCCGCGACAAGCGACGGCGCGCCATCCAGAGCTTCTCCGACGGCGTTCGCCCGCCCGCGCACGGCAACGGTCTCGTCCTCACGCTCGACTCACGCATCCAGCACATCGTCGAACGCGAACTCGCCGCAACGGTCGAGGCGTTCCAGGCCGAGGGTGCCAGCTGCGTCGTGCTCGATCCGCACACCGGCGACGTGCTCGCCCTGGCGAATCTGCCCGAATACGACCCGCGTTTCCCCGGCGACTTCGACGTGGCTGACCGGCGCAACCGCGCGATCGTCGACCCGTACGAGCCCGGCTCGGTCGTCAAGCCGTTCCTCATGGCGGCCATGCTCGACACCGGCGTGACCAGCGTCGACGAGGTCTTCGTCACCGGCAAGACGACCCGACTCGACAACGGCAGGCGTGTCACCGACGACTACGGCTACGAGCAACTCGTCGGCTGGGACGTCGTCGTCAAAAGCTCCAACATCGCAATGGCCAAGGCCGTCGGACGCATGACGTACGACGAAACGCGCGAACACCTCGAAGGCTTCGGCTTCGGCAGCAAAACCAAGCTCGGACTCGGCGGCGAACACGGCGGCCTGCTCTATGAAAACCCGCAGGACAAGTACACGCAGAGCAGCATGGCCTTCGGCTACGCCATGCTCGCCACGCCCGCGCAGCTCGCCCGCGCGACGGCCGTCTTTGCCAACGGCGGATACCTCGTTTCGCCGCGCCTCGTCGCTGGGACCATCGACGGCGACGGCACCGTCACGCCGACGCCGCGTGGGTTGCAAGGCGTCGCCCTCGACCCTGAGGCCGCGATGCAGATGCGGCGCATCCTTGCCGACGTCTTCGTCCGCGGGACGGCCCGGCACGCCCGCAGCGACCGGTACAACCTGTTCGGCAAGACCGGCACCGCCCACCAGTCCGAAGGCGGCCGACAGAGCGAGACGAAGTACTTCGCCAGCTTCATCGGCGGCGGGCCGTACGAATCGCCGCGGCTGGTCCTGTGCGTCACCGTCGACCAGCCGCTCAAAGAGCTCGGCTACCACGGCGGCCAGGTCGCCGGCGGTACGGCCGCACGGATCCTGGAGCAGTCGCTCGCCGTCCTCGCCGTCCCGCCGAGCCCGCAACTCGACGAGCCACCGGAGGCGATCCACGACGACCTCCACAACTACTACGGCCCGCGGCACTACGAGCCCAAGCGCACCCTCCGCAACGGTCCCCACCTCGAGACGACGCCCGCGTTGGAAGCCGAAGAGGAGTAG